In one window of Calypte anna isolate BGI_N300 chromosome 1, bCalAnn1_v1.p, whole genome shotgun sequence DNA:
- the ATP6V1A gene encoding V-type proton ATPase catalytic subunit A — protein MDFSKLPKIRDEDREAFVGYVHGVSGPVVTACNMAGAAMYELVRVGHSELVGEIIRLEGDLATVQVYEETSGVSVGDPVLRTGKPLSVELGPGIMGAIFDGIQRPLSDISALTKSIYIPRGVNVSALSRDIKWDFAPFKGLRVGNHITGGDIYGVVNENSLIKHKIMLPPRSKGTVTYIAPPGNYDTSDVVLELEFEGVKEKFTMVQVWPVRQVRPVTEKLPANHPLLTGQRVLDALFPCVQGGTTAIPGAFGCGKTVISQSLSKYSNSDVIIYVGCGERGNEMSEVLRDFPELTMEVDGKTESIMKRTALVANTSNMPVAAREASIYTGITLSEYFRDMGYHVSMMADSTSRWAEALREISGRLAEMPADSGYPAYLGARLASFYERAGRVKCLGNPEREGSVSIVGAVSPPGGDFSDPVTSATLGIVQVFWGLDKKLAQRKHFPSVNWLISYSKYTRALDEYYDKHFTEFVPLRTKAKEILQEEEDLAEIVQLVGKASLAETDKITLEVAKLIKDDFLQQNGYTPYDRFCPFYKTVGMLSNMIAFYDMARRAVETTAQSDNKITWSIIRENMSEILYRLTSMKFKDPVKDGETKIKADYAQLFEDMQNAFRSLED, from the exons ATGGACTTCTCCAAGCTACCTAAAATCCGTGATGAGGACAGAGAGGCTTTTGTTGGCTATGTCCATGGAGTCTCAGGACCAG TGGTCACAGCGTGCAATATGGCAGGTGCTGCTATGTACGAGCTGGTTCGAGTAGGCCACAGTGAGCTGGTGGGGGAGATTATTCGACTGGAAGGTGACTTGGCAACTGTTCAGGTGTACGAAGAAACTT CTGGTGTCTCTGTAGGAGATCCTGTGCTCCGTACTGGCAAACCCTTGTCAGTGGAACTGGGGCCTGGCATCATGGGAGCTATTTTTGATGGTATCCAGAGGCCTCTCTCAGACATCAGCGCTCTGACCAAAAGTATCTATATCCCTAGAGGAGTCAATGTGTCAGCTTTGAGCCGAGATATCAAATGGGACTTCGCACCTTTCAAAGGTCTGCGG GTTGGCAACCACATCACTGGTGGAGATATTTATGGTGTGGTGAATGAAAACTCCCTTATCAAACACAAAATCATGCTGCCCCCACGGAGCAAGGGTACAGTTACATACATTGCTCCACCAGGAAACTATGACACTTCA GATGTTGTCTTAGAGCTGGAGTTTGAAGGTGTGAAGGAAAAGTTCACCATGGTCCAGGTATGGCCTGTACGTCAAGTCCGTCCTGTTACTGAGAAGTTACCAGCCAATCATCCTTTATTAACTGGCCAGCGGGTCCTGGATGCCCTCTTCCC GTGTGTACAAGGGGGCACAACAGCGATTCCTGGGGCATTCGGTTGTGGGAAGACTGTGATATCACAGTCTCTCTCAAAGTACTCCAACAGTGATGTCATCATTTATGTAGGCTGTGGAGAACGAGGAAATGAAATGTCTGAAGTCCTGAGAGATTTCCCTGAG ttAACAATGGAAGTTGATGGCAAGACAGAAAGCATCATGAAGAGAACAGCTCTTGTAGCGAATACTTCCAACATGCCTGTGGCTGCCAGAGAAGCCTCTATCTATACTG GAATCACCCTGTCTGAATATTTCCGGGATATGGGCTACCATGTCAGTATGATGGCAGACTCCACTTCCCGATGGGCTGAGGCCCTCCGAGAAATTTCAGGGCGATTGGCTGAAATGCCAGCTG ACAGTGGTTACCCAGCCTACCTTGGTGCCCGTCTGGCCTCTTTCTACGAGCGAGCTGGCAGAGTGAAATGTCTGGGAAATCCTGAGAGGGAAGGCAGCGTCAGCATTGTTGGAGC TGTCTCTCCCCCAGGTGGTGATTTCTCTGATCCTGTCACATCTGCTACACTGGGCATTGTTCAG GTTTTCTGGGGCCTGGATAAGAAACTGGCACAACGAAAGCACTTCCCCTCTGTCAACTGGCTGATCAGTTACAGCAAATATACACGTGCCCTGGATGAATATTATGACAAACATTTTACAGAGTTTGTCCCTCTCAGGACAAAGGCCAAAGAAATCCTACAGGAGGAAGAGGACCTTGCTGAGATTGTGCAGCTTGTGGGGAAG GCTTCCTTGGCAGAAACTGATAAAATTACCTTGGAGGTTGCCAAGCTGATAAAAGATGACTTCTTGCAACAGAATGGTTATACGCCATATGACAG ATTCTGCCCTTTCTATAAAACCGTGGGAATGCTTTCCAATATGATTGCATTTTATGACATGGCACGCCGTGCTGTAGAAACCACAGCCCAGAGTGACAATAAGATCACGTGGTCCATCATCCGAGAGAACATGAGTGAAATCCTCTACAGACTTACCTCCATGAAGTTCAAG GACCCTGTCAAAGATGGCGAAACAAAAATCAAGGCGGACTATGCTCAGCTGTTTGAGGATATGCAGAATGCATTTCGCAGTCTGGAAGACTAG